The following are from one region of the Etheostoma spectabile isolate EspeVRDwgs_2016 chromosome 15, UIUC_Espe_1.0, whole genome shotgun sequence genome:
- the retsat.2 gene encoding all-trans-retinol 13,14-reductase, whose product MLIIVATVCVALVVFILKYVFSSSGPNPFETDTREPLKKMVYDRKERKKVLKQGFVAGKVPDNPDAIIIGSGIGGLGLAVLLAKVGKKVLVLEQHDRAGGCCHTFTEKGFEFDVGIHYIGDLLEHKPFRCMVDQLTNGQLQWEPLENPFDHVVLGPPENRRRYPIYSGRTRFPEELKKCFPGEEKAIDEYLKLVKKTGRGVWILALLKLCPVFVAKFLIYTGLVKRLSFFVKMAPRSLTEVVNELTENKELRAVFTYIFGTYGNMPKEASFSMHSLLVTHYLNGAWYPKGGASEIAYHMIPIIEKAGGAVLVRAPVNRILFNDAKEAYGVSVMKGQEEIHIHAPMVISNAGIFNTYQKLLPKELQAMPSIQEQLSMMKNGEGGLSVFLGLNGTKEELGLKADNYWIFSENNFDELVENYLNGKREESAKSVPLLFVASPSAKDPTWEERSPGKSTLSLVSFAKYEWFEEWKDDKVSNRALDYKELKQAFIDSVLEVVMDVFPKITRDKIEYVDAGTPITNTHYIGAAKGEIYGADHGIARFSPELNATIRPQTPLKNLYLTGQDVFLCGFAGALAGALTCGSVILNRNLHLDAIALAKKTKSLNAKLKGE is encoded by the exons ATGTTGATCATTGTTGCGACCGTTTGTGTCGCTTTGGTGGTTTTTATATTGAAATATGTCTTCAGCAGCTCCGGGCCCAATCCCTTTGAGACAGACACTCGTGAACCGTTGAAAAAGATGGTTTACgacaggaaagagagaaaaaaagtactGAAGCAAG gttTCGTGGCCGGTAAAGTACCCGACAACCCGGATGCCATCATCATCGGCAGTGGGATCGGTGGACTCGGGCTCGCGGTGCTGCTGGCTAAAGTTGGGAAGAAAGTGCTGGTTCTGGAGCAGCATGATCGGGCTGGAGGATGCTGCCACACGTTCACTGAGAAGGGCTTTGAGTTTGATGTTG GAATCCATTACATTGGGGACCTGCTAGAACATAAACCTTTTCGCTGCATGGTGGACCAATTGACTAATGGACAGCTGCAGTGGGAACCTCTGGAGAATCCGTTCGACCACGTAGTTCTGGGACCTCCAGAAAATCGCCGCCGGTATCCCATCTACAGCGGCAGGACCCGCTTCCCAGAGGAGCTGAAGAAGTGCTTCCCCGGAGAGGAGAAGGCCATTGATGAGTACTTGAAGCTGGTCAAG AAAACCGGGCGGGGCGTTTGGATCCTCGCTCTGCTGAAGCTCTGCCCCGTCTTTGTGGCCAAGTTCCTGATCTACACCGGTCTGGTTAAACGTCTGTCCTTCTTCGTCAAAATGGCCCCCCGCAGCCTGACAGAAGTGGTGAACGAACTGACCGAGAACAAGGAACTCAGGGCCGTTTTCACATACATCTTTGGCACCTACG GTAACATGCCAAAAGAGGCCAGTTTTTCGATGCACAGCTTGCTGGTCACTCACTACCTGAATGGTGCCTGGTACCCAAAAGGCGGAGCCAGTGAAATTGCCTACCACATGATCCCCATCATTGAGAAGGCTGGTGGTGCTGTTCTAGTCCGAGCCCCAGTCAACCGCATCCTGTTCAATGACGCCAAGGAAGCGTATG GTGTGAGCGTCATGAAAGGCCAAGAGGAAATTCATATCCATGCCCCTATGGTCATCTCTAATGCTGGGATCTTCAATACCTACCAGAAGCTGCTGCCCAAAGAGCTCCAGGCCATGCCAT CTATCCAGGAGCAGCTGAGCATGATGAAGAACGGTGAAGGTGGCCTGAGTGTTTTTCTGGGTCTGAATGGAACTAAGGAGGAGCTAGGCCTGAAAGCGGACAACTACTGGATCTTTTCTGAGAACAATTTTGATGAGCT gGTGGAAAACTATTTGAATGGAAAGCGGGAAGAGTCTGCTAAAAGTGTACCGCTCCTGTTCGTCGCATCTCCATCGGCTAAAGATCCGACCTGGGAGGAAAGATCCCCAG GGAAATCCACCTTGAGTCTGGTCAGCTTCGCCAAATACGAGTGGTTTGAGGAGTGGAAGGATGACAAAGTGTCAAACCGAGCGCTTGACTACAAAGAGCTGAAACAGGCATTCATTGACTCTGTTCTGGAGGTGGTTATGGATGTCTTCCCCAAGATAACCAGAGACAAG aTTGAGTACGTTGATGCTGGCACCcccatcacaaacacacactatatCGGAGCTGCTAAAGGTGAAATCTACGGAGCCGATCATGGCATCGCCCGCTTCAGCCCTGAACTCAACGCGACAATAAGACCTCAGACGCCACTGAAGAACCTCTATCTCACAG GTCaggatgtgtttctgtgtggctTTGCCGGCGCTCTCGCTGGAGCTCTCACCTGTGGCTCGGTTATTCTCAACCGCAACCTCCATCTGGATGCCATCGCCTTGGCAAAGAAAACCAAATCCTTGAATGCCAAATTGAAAGGGGAGTAA